The following proteins are encoded in a genomic region of Mycolicibacterium confluentis:
- the sigM gene encoding RNA polymerase sigma factor SigM — protein MVTTPISAPRSDAELLAAHAAGDGRAFAELYLRHVDRLSRFAALRCANPEDAADALQEAMLAAHRGAALFRHQAAVTSWLYRIVSNACVDRHRSNATQPRSSGTDDWEHAAVDGREQIDTAILVNSALLRLPLGQRAAILAVDLHGHSISEAAHLLGVPEGTVKSRRARARAALSRMLGPSMESACAPAGH, from the coding sequence GTGGTCACCACCCCGATCTCGGCACCCCGCAGCGACGCCGAACTCCTCGCGGCGCATGCCGCCGGAGACGGCCGGGCGTTCGCCGAGTTGTACCTGCGCCATGTGGACCGGTTGAGCCGGTTCGCGGCACTGCGCTGCGCCAATCCCGAAGATGCCGCCGACGCGCTTCAGGAGGCCATGCTGGCGGCACACCGTGGGGCAGCCCTGTTCCGTCATCAGGCCGCCGTCACCAGTTGGCTGTACCGGATCGTCAGCAATGCGTGCGTCGACCGCCATCGCAGCAACGCCACCCAGCCCCGCTCGTCCGGCACCGACGACTGGGAGCACGCCGCCGTCGACGGCCGCGAACAGATCGACACCGCGATCCTCGTCAACTCCGCGCTGCTGCGCCTGCCGCTGGGCCAGCGCGCCGCCATCCTGGCGGTCGATCTGCACGGACACTCGATCTCGGAGGCCGCGCACCTGCTCGGCGTCCCAGAGGGCACCGTGAAGAGTCGCCGGGCGCGAGCGCGGGCCGCGCTGTCGAGGATGCTCGGCCCCTCGATGGAATCCGCGTGCGCCCCTGCTGGACACTGA
- the trxB gene encoding thioredoxin-disulfide reductase, protein MTDNPTIHEVIIIGSGPAGYTAAVYTARAQLAPLVFEGTSFGGALMTTTEVENYPGFKDGITGPELMDQMREQALRFGADLQMEDVEDVQLQGPVKTVTTAGGETYHARAVILAMGAAPRYLGVPGEQELLGRGVSSCATCDGFFFKDQDIAVIGGGDSAMEEATFLTRFARSVTLVHRRDEFRASKIMLERARTNDKIRFLTNTQVLAVEGTDTVSGLRVRDSLTGEESTLAVTGVFVAIGHDPRSGLVRDVIDVDSDGYVQVQGRTTATSVEGVFAAGDLVDRTYRQAITAAGSGCSAAIDAERWLAEASDENIDLIGAQQ, encoded by the coding sequence ATGACCGACAACCCGACCATCCATGAGGTCATCATCATCGGTTCCGGACCGGCTGGTTACACCGCTGCGGTCTATACGGCACGCGCCCAGCTGGCTCCCCTGGTCTTCGAGGGCACGTCCTTCGGCGGCGCCCTGATGACCACCACCGAGGTCGAGAACTACCCGGGCTTCAAGGACGGCATCACCGGTCCGGAGTTGATGGACCAGATGCGCGAGCAGGCCCTCCGCTTCGGCGCCGACCTGCAGATGGAGGACGTCGAGGACGTCCAGCTCCAGGGCCCCGTCAAGACCGTGACCACCGCGGGTGGTGAGACCTATCACGCCCGTGCCGTGATCCTGGCGATGGGCGCCGCCCCGCGCTACCTCGGTGTCCCCGGCGAGCAGGAGCTTCTCGGCCGCGGCGTCAGCTCGTGCGCCACGTGTGACGGATTCTTCTTCAAGGACCAGGACATCGCCGTGATCGGCGGCGGCGACTCGGCCATGGAGGAGGCGACCTTCCTCACCCGCTTCGCGCGCAGTGTGACCCTCGTCCACCGCCGCGACGAGTTCCGCGCGTCCAAGATCATGCTCGAGCGGGCGCGCACCAACGACAAGATCCGGTTCCTCACCAACACGCAGGTGCTCGCCGTCGAGGGCACCGACACGGTGTCGGGCCTGCGGGTGCGGGACAGCCTGACCGGCGAGGAGTCGACACTCGCCGTGACCGGTGTCTTCGTGGCGATCGGCCATGACCCCCGCTCCGGCCTGGTCCGCGACGTCATCGACGTGGACTCGGACGGCTACGTGCAGGTCCAGGGCCGCACCACCGCCACCTCTGTCGAGGGGGTGTTCGCCGCCGGCGACCTGGTGGACCGGACCTACCGCCAGGCCATCACCGCAGCGGGAAGCGGATGTTCTGCCGCGATTGACGCCGAGCGCTGGCTCGCCGAGGCCAGCGATGAGAACATCGATCTGATTGGAGCCCAGCAATGA
- the trxA gene encoding thioredoxin, with amino-acid sequence MTDKATIEVSDDSFSDDVLSSNTPVLVDFWATWCGPCRMVAPVLEEIAAEKSGQLTVAKLDVDANPNTARDFQVVSIPTLILFKDGEPVKRIVGAKGKAALLRELSDVVS; translated from the coding sequence ATGACCGACAAGGCGACCATCGAAGTCTCCGACGACTCGTTCTCCGACGACGTCCTGAGCAGCAACACCCCTGTGCTGGTGGACTTCTGGGCAACCTGGTGCGGTCCGTGCCGGATGGTCGCACCGGTCCTCGAAGAGATCGCGGCCGAGAAGTCCGGCCAGCTGACGGTGGCCAAGCTCGACGTCGACGCGAATCCCAACACGGCCCGCGACTTTCAGGTGGTGTCGATCCCGACCCTGATCCTGTTCAAGGACGGCGAACCCGTGAAGCGGATCGTCGGCGCCAAGGGCAAGGCCGCCCTGCTTCGCGAACTGTCTGACGTCGTGTCCTGA